From the genome of Pelobacter propionicus DSM 2379, one region includes:
- a CDS encoding radical SAM protein — protein MRCHYCEWRCELGMDRFGVCKMYYSDGEAIRERFPRRWCSFGVIGIEAIPFYHVYPGSRCMTIGTSSCNFHCRYCANAFIAKRDPAEMQDELLDLTPTDMVKTARKLGCHHIVFNVNEPAVSMDSLRELAREAQNAGVTMGCLTNGYTTPESTEILASLFSFFNISLKGLSPEFNREYIGIPSVEPVLRTIRQLAAIRHVEVATPVIQGVNDHELDEMAGLIAAIDPEIPWHVFRLLPEDEMRDTPYPNIVSVNSLLEPARGKLANVYFHNFVGSEWVNTLCPSCGSVAIERFSLGCGGDKLQRFLCPGARCSSCGHTIRLLGDRVAWNDGGGAQ, from the coding sequence ATGCGTTGTCATTACTGTGAGTGGCGCTGCGAACTGGGGATGGACAGGTTCGGCGTCTGCAAGATGTACTATTCCGACGGGGAGGCAATCAGGGAACGCTTTCCCCGGCGCTGGTGCAGCTTCGGCGTCATCGGCATCGAGGCGATTCCCTTCTATCACGTGTATCCCGGCAGCCGCTGCATGACCATCGGCACCAGCAGCTGCAACTTCCACTGCCGCTACTGCGCCAACGCCTTCATCGCCAAACGGGACCCGGCGGAGATGCAGGACGAGCTCCTGGATCTCACCCCCACAGACATGGTCAAGACGGCACGGAAGCTGGGCTGCCACCACATCGTCTTCAACGTGAATGAGCCGGCCGTGTCGATGGACTCGCTCCGGGAACTGGCCCGGGAGGCACAAAACGCCGGCGTCACCATGGGCTGCCTGACCAACGGCTATACGACCCCGGAATCCACGGAGATACTGGCGTCCCTGTTTTCGTTTTTCAACATCAGCCTGAAAGGGCTGTCACCGGAGTTCAACCGGGAATACATCGGCATCCCCTCGGTGGAGCCGGTGCTGCGTACCATCAGGCAGCTGGCCGCCATACGCCATGTGGAGGTGGCCACTCCGGTCATCCAGGGGGTGAACGACCATGAGCTGGATGAGATGGCCGGGCTGATCGCGGCCATCGACCCGGAAATCCCCTGGCACGTCTTCCGCCTGCTGCCGGAGGACGAGATGCGCGATACCCCCTATCCCAACATCGTATCGGTCAACAGTCTGCTGGAGCCGGCGCGCGGGAAGCTGGCCAATGTCTATTTCCATAACTTCGTCGGTTCGGAGTGGGTCAATACCCTCTGCCCTTCCTGCGGGAGCGTGGCGATCGAACGCTTCAGCCTGGGGTGCGGCGGCGACAAGCTGCAGCGTTTCCTCTGTCCCGGCGCCCGCTGCTCCTCCTGCGGACACACCATCAGGCTGTTGGGCGACCGGGTGGCCTGGAACGATGGGGGAGGTGCCCAATGA
- a CDS encoding DUF364 domain-containing protein produces MSLIIQKNLIDCLEPQCAGFCIADVRMGLGYTAVLLDSGNAGVAWTPASNAPCCTHFSAAGTLIGRPAVEILGMLGERNSDLGRTLGLATANALLASLPHPPFSRDEVISSLSIAPQERVAMVGYFGPIVAQLEKIGCTLEIVELNPHKGEKTLTPEQGERALGECDVAIITATSLINGTCDDLLAALGKPRAAVLLGPSTPFCPLAFSGTPVTHLAGARVVDADRVLQVVSQGGGTMRMKPYLSFEHARV; encoded by the coding sequence ATGTCATTGATAATTCAGAAGAACCTGATTGATTGTCTGGAACCGCAGTGCGCCGGTTTTTGCATTGCCGACGTGCGCATGGGGCTGGGCTATACCGCCGTGCTGCTGGACAGCGGCAACGCCGGGGTGGCCTGGACTCCCGCTTCCAACGCCCCCTGCTGCACCCATTTCTCCGCCGCCGGAACCCTGATCGGCCGCCCGGCGGTTGAGATCCTGGGTATGCTGGGAGAACGGAACTCGGACCTCGGCCGTACCCTGGGGCTGGCCACCGCCAATGCCCTGCTGGCGTCACTCCCCCATCCCCCCTTCTCCCGGGATGAGGTCATCTCCTCCCTCTCCATCGCTCCCCAGGAGCGGGTGGCCATGGTGGGCTATTTCGGCCCCATCGTGGCCCAGCTGGAGAAAATCGGTTGCACGCTGGAGATCGTCGAGCTGAATCCCCACAAGGGGGAGAAAACCCTCACCCCCGAGCAGGGGGAACGCGCCCTGGGTGAGTGTGATGTGGCCATTATCACGGCTACCTCGCTGATCAACGGCACCTGCGACGACCTGCTGGCGGCACTGGGAAAACCGCGCGCAGCCGTACTGTTGGGGCCGTCGACCCCCTTCTGTCCCCTGGCATTTTCCGGTACGCCCGTCACCCATCTGGCCGGCGCCAGGGTGGTGGATGCGGACAGGGTTCTGCAGGTGGTATCCCAGGGGGGAGGCACCATGCGCATGAAGCCGTATCTGAGTTTCGAACATGCGCGGGTGTAG